Proteins from one Peromyscus eremicus chromosome 8a, PerEre_H2_v1, whole genome shotgun sequence genomic window:
- the LOC131917228 gene encoding protein SCO1 homolog, mitochondrial produces MEGRPKAARSPKLMAALVRAPCAVMRPQCRQLWLLFSHGHGLWGTAGIPRPGEARCCLGIRVFSSVPPPPGANGPEPKGGQAGSRRSKPGPVSWKSLALTFAIGGSLLAGMKYFKNEKMEKLEQQRHRTVGKPLLGGPFSLTTHDGEPKTDKDYLGHWVLIYFGFTHCPDICPEELDKMIQVVDEIDSIPSLPNLTPLFITIDPERDTQEAISTYVKEFSPKLVGLTGTKEDIDRVARAYRVYYSPGPKDEDEDYIVDHTIIMYLIGPDGEFLDYFGQNKKAAEIAGSIAAHMRSHMKKR; encoded by the exons ATGGAGGGGCGGCCCAAAGCCGCCCGGTCTCCTAAACTCATGGCGGCATTGGTGCGGGCGCCTTGTGCGGTGATGCGGCCGCAGTGTCGCCagctctggcttctgttctcCCACGGCCATGGGCTTTGGGGTACGGCAGGGATTCCGCGGCCGGGAGAGGCGCGTTGCTGCCTGGGGATCCGAGTCTTCAGCTCCGTGCCGCCACCGCCGGGAGCCAACGGACCCGAGCCCAAGGGCGGCCAAGCCGGGTCGCGCCGCTCGAAGCCCGGG CCCGTTTCTTGGAAGTCTTTAGCATTGACTTTTGCCATTGGAGGATCTTTATTGGCTGGAATGAAGTACTTCAAGAATGAAAAGATGGAAA AGCTGGAGCAGCAACGACACCGCACCGTTGGAAAGCCTTTACTAGGGGGACCATTTTCCCTCACCACTCATGATGGAGAGCCCAAAACTGACAAGGACTACCTGGGCCACTGGGtattgatttattttggcttCACGCATTGCCCTGATATCTGTCCAGAAGAACTAGACAAAATGATTCAAGTTGTAGATGAAATAG ACAGTATTCCATCCCTGCCAAATTTAACTCCACTTTTCATCACCATTGACCCAGAAAGGGACACACAAGAAGCCATCTCAACTTACGTGAAAG AATTTTCTCCCAAATTGGTTGGTTTGACTGGGACAAAAGAAGACATTGATAGAGTGGCCAGAGCATACAGGGTCTATTACAGCCCTGGCCCTAAGGATGAAGAcgaggactacata GTTGATCATACAATAATAATGTACTTGATTGGACCCGATGGAGAGTTCCTCGATTACTTTGGCCAAAACAAGAAGGCAGCAGAAATAGCTGGTTCAATTGCTGCACACATGAGATCACACATGAAGAAGAGGTAG